A genomic window from Bdellovibrio sp. SKB1291214 includes:
- the proS gene encoding proline--tRNA ligase: MSDTAIKPTRSENYPEWYQQVITAADMAENSPVRGCMVIKPWGYAVWENMQAVLDRMFKDTGHVNAYFPLLIPLSFLEKEAEHVEGFAKECAVVTHHRLKGDGNGKLVPDGELEEPLIIRPTSETIIGHQFAKWVKSYRDLPVLINQWCNVMRWEMRTRMFLRTAEFLWQEGHTVHATAKEAQEETLQMLDVYADFAENYMAMPVIKGMKTSDERFPGAVDTYTIEALMQDKKALQAGTSHFLGQNFAKASGIKYLSAEGKEETAWTTSWGVSTRLIGGLIMTHSDDNGFVVPPRIAPLHVVIVPIYRNDAEKAQVLEYVNSLAKEVKAQSYNGGSIRVKVDDRDIRGGDKAWQYIKQGVPVRVEVGPRDMAKGEVFVGRRDKGPKEKAGQARDAFVQGISALLQEIQDGLFEKAKAFRDSNIKKITDLKEFEAYFKGEESSAPGFALVPWCEDGIGHDLLGQLKVTPRCAPLKQEPISGNCIFSGKPATKWVLFAKSY, from the coding sequence ATGTCAGATACAGCGATTAAACCAACACGTTCTGAAAATTACCCTGAGTGGTACCAACAAGTTATCACAGCAGCTGATATGGCCGAAAACTCTCCCGTCCGTGGTTGCATGGTGATTAAACCTTGGGGCTACGCTGTATGGGAAAACATGCAAGCGGTCTTGGATCGCATGTTCAAAGATACGGGTCACGTAAATGCCTACTTCCCATTGTTAATTCCGCTCAGCTTCTTGGAAAAAGAGGCTGAACACGTCGAAGGCTTTGCCAAAGAATGTGCTGTCGTGACTCATCACCGCTTAAAGGGTGATGGAAACGGCAAACTCGTTCCAGACGGTGAACTTGAAGAACCACTTATCATTCGTCCAACATCTGAAACAATCATCGGTCACCAATTCGCAAAATGGGTAAAGTCCTATCGTGACCTTCCTGTTTTGATTAACCAGTGGTGTAACGTGATGAGATGGGAAATGCGCACGCGCATGTTCCTCAGAACTGCAGAGTTCTTGTGGCAAGAGGGTCATACAGTTCATGCGACTGCCAAAGAAGCCCAAGAAGAAACTTTGCAGATGCTGGACGTGTATGCTGACTTCGCAGAAAACTACATGGCGATGCCAGTGATCAAGGGGATGAAAACGTCAGACGAGCGTTTCCCAGGTGCGGTTGATACCTATACGATCGAAGCCCTTATGCAGGATAAAAAGGCTCTTCAAGCAGGGACATCTCACTTCTTGGGTCAAAACTTTGCTAAGGCTTCCGGCATCAAATATTTGAGCGCTGAGGGTAAAGAAGAAACAGCATGGACAACTTCATGGGGTGTTTCCACTCGTCTTATCGGGGGCTTGATCATGACCCATTCTGATGACAACGGTTTTGTGGTTCCACCAAGAATCGCTCCATTGCACGTTGTGATCGTGCCAATCTACCGTAACGACGCCGAAAAAGCGCAAGTTCTTGAATACGTAAACAGCTTGGCTAAAGAAGTTAAAGCGCAAAGCTATAACGGTGGCTCGATCCGCGTAAAAGTCGACGACCGCGATATCCGTGGCGGTGATAAAGCATGGCAATACATTAAACAAGGTGTTCCAGTGCGCGTGGAAGTGGGTCCTCGTGACATGGCAAAAGGCGAAGTATTCGTCGGCCGTCGTGACAAAGGCCCGAAAGAAAAAGCCGGCCAAGCCCGCGATGCATTTGTTCAAGGCATCAGTGCATTGTTGCAAGAAATCCAAGATGGTTTGTTCGAAAAAGCGAAAGCTTTCCGCGACAGCAATATCAAAAAAATCACAGACCTTAAAGAGTTCGAAGCGTATTTCAAAGGCGAAGAAAGCTCTGCCCCGGGGTTCGCACTGGTTCCATGGTGTGAAGATGGTATTGGTCATGATTTGCTGGGCCAGCTGAAAGTCACTCCACGTTGCGCACCGTTGAAGCAAGAGCCAATCTCGGGCAACTGTATTTTCTCTGGTAAGCCAGCAACAAAATGGGTGTTGTTCGCTAAATCATACTAA
- a CDS encoding L,D-transpeptidase, with translation MKALILSSLLMVSTFSTHVFAEDSEKASSPPEQSSNKSLALDDLMTPQEISQELGFSLRDPMWAGVVDPEVIAAKDGIDVYREYPIVLKINKAAKGRGAQQMQVIENGKLIATWPVSTGREQHEKAKSGRWYQTTTPTGTFSPYRLVRDHYSNTWKAQMEFAVFFIGGIAVHATTPDHYSELGQRASGGCVRIHRDNAKLLWSKINSYPEKLVPLFNKKGRVSRDKNGNPIRAIGWGTLIIVENK, from the coding sequence ATGAAAGCTTTAATTTTATCCTCGTTGTTGATGGTTTCAACGTTTTCAACCCATGTGTTCGCCGAAGACTCAGAAAAAGCTTCGTCTCCACCCGAACAAAGTTCAAATAAAAGTCTGGCACTTGATGACTTAATGACTCCGCAAGAAATTTCTCAGGAACTAGGTTTTTCTCTCCGTGACCCAATGTGGGCAGGCGTGGTGGACCCGGAAGTGATCGCCGCTAAAGATGGCATCGATGTGTATCGCGAATATCCAATTGTCTTAAAAATTAACAAAGCTGCAAAAGGTCGTGGCGCTCAGCAAATGCAAGTTATCGAAAATGGAAAACTAATCGCGACATGGCCTGTTTCTACGGGCAGGGAACAGCATGAGAAAGCCAAGAGTGGTCGTTGGTATCAAACCACGACTCCTACAGGAACATTTTCACCCTACCGATTGGTGCGTGATCACTACTCAAACACTTGGAAAGCACAGATGGAGTTTGCAGTATTCTTTATTGGAGGTATCGCCGTTCACGCAACGACACCGGATCACTATAGTGAGTTAGGTCAAAGAGCTTCAGGTGGCTGTGTTCGTATCCATAGGGACAACGCGAAACTTTTATGGAGTAAAATAAACTCCTACCCAGAAAAGCTGGTCCCTTTGTTCAATAAAAAGGGTCGAGTGTCCCGTGATAAGAATGGAAATCCTATTCGTGCTATCGGTTGGGGCACGCTTATTATCGTCGAAAATAAATGA
- the pyrF gene encoding orotidine-5'-phosphate decarboxylase, with product MNKNLRAHPMKNPIILALDVDTRDQALKIADEIGDIVGGIKLGPRLCLRYGLEFVQEMAQRAPIFMDNKHFDIPSTMEAAVRASFDAGASLVTVHALSGSEALKRMASVEVELSQHRPFKILAVTILTSWDQNSLPPVMNPQPIAHHVTELASLVQNSGLTGLVCSPHELDLLQNKGLYLVTPGIRFSMNDSGDQKRIMGPKEALEKGASALVVGRPILEAKDIKEAAKQFVMAM from the coding sequence ATGAATAAAAACCTGCGCGCCCATCCGATGAAAAATCCCATAATCCTCGCTCTTGATGTCGATACTCGCGATCAAGCCTTAAAAATTGCCGATGAAATCGGTGATATTGTTGGCGGCATTAAGCTCGGGCCTCGCCTGTGTCTACGCTACGGCTTAGAGTTCGTGCAGGAAATGGCACAAAGAGCTCCTATTTTCATGGACAATAAGCACTTCGACATACCATCCACAATGGAGGCCGCCGTTCGAGCAAGCTTTGATGCTGGCGCTTCATTAGTCACGGTACATGCCTTAAGTGGATCAGAGGCTTTAAAGCGTATGGCTTCCGTGGAGGTAGAACTCAGCCAGCACCGTCCTTTTAAAATCCTCGCAGTGACGATCCTCACGTCTTGGGATCAAAACTCCTTGCCTCCGGTGATGAACCCTCAGCCGATCGCTCATCATGTGACTGAATTGGCGAGTTTGGTTCAAAATTCCGGGCTAACGGGCCTTGTTTGCTCTCCTCACGAGTTAGACCTTTTACAAAATAAAGGCCTCTATCTTGTCACGCCGGGAATTCGCTTTAGTATGAACGACTCTGGCGATCAAAAGCGTATCATGGGCCCGAAAGAAGCACTTGAAAAAGGTGCCTCTGCTCTAGTCGTGGGTCGTCCGATTTTAGAAGCAAAAGATATCAAAGAAGCTGCAAAACAATTTGTGATGGCGATGTAG
- a CDS encoding TrmH family RNA methyltransferase — protein MKKNNFRSSGGSKNNSHKSSQGGRSQGGRPQQSGRSQGGGRASQQGGSRSENSIPREWRIVVGNHAIKEALYMRPKKVKGMWLKNGWESSADLRELEEMARKHKITPDVRQEAVIDKFGSSHQGAALFVEGAPGMDLDHLGNLDTSILLMLDGIEDPHNLGAILRTSWLTDVKGVLIPEDRAVGLTPTVHKVACGGVEHVAVEATTNFSKYAETLKEKGYWIYGLSPRGKKSIFELDLPEKVIWAIGAEDKGLRVTTERLCDELVFIPQTSASASYNASVATAMALTETLRQHAQRGKSKKSHSDR, from the coding sequence ATGAAGAAAAATAATTTCCGCTCTAGTGGCGGCTCTAAAAACAACTCTCATAAATCTTCTCAAGGTGGTCGCTCTCAGGGTGGTCGTCCTCAGCAGAGTGGTCGCTCACAAGGTGGCGGTCGAGCGTCCCAACAGGGCGGTTCTCGCTCTGAAAATTCCATTCCTCGCGAGTGGAGAATCGTCGTGGGAAATCATGCTATAAAAGAAGCTCTTTACATGCGCCCTAAGAAGGTGAAAGGCATGTGGCTTAAGAATGGTTGGGAGTCTTCTGCAGACTTGCGCGAACTTGAAGAAATGGCTCGCAAGCATAAAATCACTCCAGATGTTCGCCAGGAAGCGGTGATCGATAAATTTGGTTCTTCTCACCAAGGTGCAGCACTATTTGTTGAGGGTGCCCCGGGGATGGACCTAGACCATCTTGGAAATTTAGATACGTCTATTTTGTTGATGTTGGACGGTATCGAAGACCCTCATAATCTGGGAGCTATCCTAAGAACGTCGTGGTTAACGGACGTGAAGGGTGTATTAATTCCAGAGGATCGCGCGGTGGGTCTAACTCCAACAGTTCATAAAGTAGCCTGCGGTGGCGTCGAGCACGTGGCCGTTGAGGCGACGACTAACTTTAGTAAGTATGCGGAAACATTGAAAGAAAAAGGCTATTGGATTTACGGGCTTAGTCCGCGCGGTAAAAAATCCATTTTCGAACTCGATTTGCCAGAGAAAGTAATTTGGGCAATTGGAGCCGAAGATAAAGGTTTGAGAGTGACAACAGAACGTCTATGTGATGAATTAGTCTTCATTCCGCAAACGAGTGCATCAGCCTCTTATAATGCGTCTGTCGCGACAGCAATGGCACTGACAGAAACACTAAGGCAGCACGCGCAGCGCGGAAAGTCTAAAAAATCGCATTCTGACAGATAA
- the tuf gene encoding elongation factor Tu codes for MSKEKFTRTKPHVNIGTIGHVDHGKTTLTAAITTTLAAAGKAQAMSYDQIDKSPEERERGITISTTHVEYETENRHYAHVDCPGHADYVKNMITGAAQMDGAILVVSSADGPMPQTREHILLGRQVGIPAMVVFMNKVDMVDDKELLELVELEIRELLSKYEYPGDEIPVVKGSALKALEGDASEIGRPAIMKLMEACDAYIPQPARATDKTFLMPVEDVFSISGRGTVVTGRVERGIVKVGDEIEIIGIRPTQKTTVTGIEMFRKLLDEGQAGDNCGVLLRGTKKEDVERGQVLAKPGSVKPHKKFKAEAYILTKEEGGRHTPFFNGYRPQFYFRTTDVTGVCTLKAGTEMVMPGDRVELSVELIAPIAMEKELRFAIREGGRTVGAGVVIDILE; via the coding sequence ATGTCTAAAGAGAAATTCACCCGTACGAAACCGCATGTTAACATCGGTACAATCGGTCACGTCGACCATGGTAAAACAACTTTGACTGCTGCTATCACTACTACTCTTGCAGCGGCTGGTAAAGCTCAAGCGATGTCTTACGATCAAATCGATAAGTCTCCAGAAGAGCGCGAGCGTGGTATCACTATCTCTACTACTCACGTTGAGTATGAAACTGAAAACCGCCACTACGCACACGTTGACTGCCCAGGACATGCTGACTACGTAAAAAACATGATCACTGGTGCTGCTCAAATGGACGGCGCTATCCTAGTTGTTTCTTCTGCTGACGGTCCTATGCCACAAACTCGTGAACACATCCTTTTGGGTCGCCAAGTTGGTATCCCTGCAATGGTTGTTTTCATGAACAAAGTTGACATGGTTGACGATAAAGAACTTCTTGAGCTTGTTGAGCTTGAAATCCGCGAACTTCTTTCTAAGTACGAATACCCAGGCGACGAAATCCCTGTAGTAAAAGGTTCTGCTTTGAAAGCTTTGGAAGGCGATGCTTCTGAAATCGGTCGTCCAGCTATCATGAAATTGATGGAAGCTTGCGACGCTTACATCCCACAACCAGCTCGTGCTACTGACAAAACTTTCTTGATGCCAGTAGAGGACGTATTCTCTATCTCTGGTCGTGGTACAGTTGTTACTGGCCGTGTTGAGCGTGGTATCGTAAAAGTTGGTGACGAGATCGAAATCATCGGTATCCGTCCAACTCAAAAAACTACAGTTACTGGTATCGAAATGTTCCGTAAACTTCTTGATGAAGGTCAAGCAGGGGACAACTGTGGTGTTCTTCTTCGTGGTACTAAAAAAGAAGACGTTGAACGTGGTCAAGTTTTGGCTAAACCAGGTTCAGTTAAACCTCACAAAAAATTCAAAGCAGAAGCGTACATCCTTACTAAAGAAGAAGGCGGACGTCATACTCCATTCTTCAACGGTTACCGTCCACAGTTCTACTTCCGTACAACTGACGTAACTGGTGTTTGTACTTTGAAAGCTGGCACTGAAATGGTTATGCCAGGTGACCGCGTTGAATTGTCTGTTGAGTTGATCGCTCCAATCGCAATGGAAAAAGAATTGCGTTTCGCTATCCGCGAAGGTGGCCGTACAGTTGGCGCCGGCGTTGTTATCGATATCCTTGAGTAG
- the secE gene encoding preprotein translocase subunit SecE, whose product MEKTNSKIMTLSFAIAGALVGLTVHFLIKAFSGAFGVIAKMADNDLFKHGLPVGLGILVFVALQFNPKVQAWGEEVVSEIRKVVWPSRKDTTAMTIVCVVMVLISSVIISSFDLLSGFFINFLMK is encoded by the coding sequence GTGGAAAAAACTAATTCTAAGATTATGACTCTTAGTTTTGCAATTGCGGGTGCTTTGGTTGGATTGACCGTGCACTTCCTTATCAAAGCATTCTCTGGTGCTTTTGGCGTAATTGCGAAGATGGCTGACAACGACCTATTTAAACATGGTCTTCCAGTTGGCTTGGGTATTCTTGTGTTTGTGGCACTTCAGTTCAATCCTAAAGTTCAGGCTTGGGGCGAAGAAGTGGTATCTGAAATTCGTAAGGTTGTATGGCCTTCACGTAAAGATACAACTGCAATGACTATCGTTTGTGTTGTAATGGTTCTTATCTCAAGCGTAATTATCAGCTCATTCGACTTGCTATCTGGCTTCTTTATCAATTTCCTAATGAAGTAA
- the nusG gene encoding transcription termination/antitermination protein NusG, whose translation MEKKWYIVNVQTSCENTAKKAIEEKIKTSKMEELFGEILIPAENVVELVKGQKQTRSRKFFPGYIFVQMFLNDETWHLVRNASKVTGFVGGTKTRPPEVPEAEVFRVTQQMAGVAEKPKMKVKFSVGENVTVVDGPFANFQGTVEEINEDKAKLKVLVSIFGRPTPVELDYIQVEKH comes from the coding sequence ATGGAAAAAAAGTGGTACATCGTAAACGTTCAGACTAGTTGTGAAAATACGGCTAAAAAAGCGATCGAAGAAAAGATCAAAACTTCTAAAATGGAAGAATTGTTCGGCGAAATCTTGATCCCAGCTGAAAACGTTGTGGAGCTAGTAAAAGGCCAAAAGCAAACTAGATCGCGTAAATTTTTCCCGGGTTATATCTTCGTTCAAATGTTTTTGAATGATGAGACTTGGCATTTGGTAAGAAATGCGTCAAAAGTAACAGGCTTCGTGGGTGGCACTAAAACTCGTCCTCCAGAAGTACCTGAAGCAGAGGTTTTCCGCGTAACTCAGCAAATGGCTGGCGTTGCAGAAAAGCCGAAAATGAAGGTGAAGTTCTCTGTGGGTGAAAATGTGACTGTTGTTGACGGTCCATTTGCTAACTTCCAAGGAACTGTAGAAGAGATCAACGAGGACAAAGCTAAGCTTAAAGTTCTTGTGAGCATCTTCGGTCGTCCGACTCCAGTTGAGTTGGACTACATTCAAGTAGAAAAGCACTAA
- the rplK gene encoding 50S ribosomal protein L11, whose protein sequence is MAKKVTGMIKLQIPAGKANPAPPVGPALGQHGVNIMEFCKQFNARTQALGDSIIPIIITVYQDRSFTFITKTPPVSSLIKKALKLESGSKMPQKDKVGKINNDQIKQIATTKLPDLNCLKVESAMAQVAGTAKSMGIDIA, encoded by the coding sequence ATGGCAAAAAAAGTTACAGGAATGATCAAGCTGCAAATACCGGCAGGGAAAGCTAATCCAGCTCCACCCGTTGGACCGGCACTTGGACAGCACGGGGTAAACATCATGGAATTCTGTAAGCAGTTCAACGCTCGTACACAAGCGTTGGGTGATAGCATCATCCCTATCATCATCACTGTTTACCAAGACAGATCGTTTACTTTCATCACAAAAACACCACCGGTGTCTTCTTTGATTAAAAAGGCGTTGAAATTGGAATCTGGTTCCAAAATGCCTCAAAAAGACAAAGTTGGTAAAATCAATAACGATCAAATCAAGCAAATCGCTACAACGAAATTGCCTGACTTGAACTGCTTGAAAGTTGAATCAGCAATGGCACAAGTCGCTGGTACAGCTAAGAGCATGGGCATCGACATCGCGTAG
- the rplA gene encoding 50S ribosomal protein L1, which yields MAGKKFAAASKKVDSAKKYSVEEAFKLVVETAPAKFDESIDVALRLGIDPKQSDQQVRGAIALPHGLGKEVKVVVFAKGPKETEAKNAGADFVGADDLVAKIQAGWLDFDKCIATPDMMATVSKVAKILGPRGLMPNPKIGTVTMNVGEAVTAEKKGKLDFRVDKAGIVHAGIGKKSMGDAKLRDNFMVLLAALVKAKPASSKGIYLRSISVASTMGPGVKIEPNAAAAATGALA from the coding sequence ATGGCAGGTAAAAAGTTCGCAGCTGCTTCTAAAAAAGTAGATTCTGCAAAAAAATACTCTGTTGAAGAAGCATTCAAACTCGTTGTTGAGACAGCTCCAGCGAAATTTGATGAATCTATCGACGTAGCATTGCGTTTGGGTATCGACCCTAAGCAATCTGATCAACAAGTTCGTGGCGCAATCGCATTGCCTCACGGTTTGGGTAAAGAAGTAAAAGTAGTTGTTTTCGCAAAAGGTCCTAAAGAGACTGAGGCGAAAAACGCTGGCGCAGACTTTGTTGGCGCTGACGACCTTGTGGCTAAAATCCAAGCTGGCTGGTTGGACTTCGATAAATGTATCGCGACTCCAGATATGATGGCGACTGTTTCTAAAGTTGCTAAAATTCTAGGGCCTCGTGGTTTGATGCCGAATCCAAAAATCGGTACTGTAACTATGAACGTTGGCGAAGCCGTAACTGCTGAGAAAAAAGGTAAGTTGGATTTCCGCGTTGATAAAGCAGGTATCGTACATGCTGGTATCGGTAAGAAATCTATGGGCGATGCTAAACTTCGTGATAACTTCATGGTCCTTTTGGCCGCTCTAGTTAAAGCGAAACCAGCATCTTCTAAAGGTATCTACCTTCGCTCTATCTCCGTAGCATCTACTATGGGTCCAGGCGTGAAGATCGAGCCAAATGCGGCAGCAGCTGCAACTGGCGCACTAGCGTAG
- the rplJ gene encoding 50S ribosomal protein L10 → MITRADKEQEIKLITEKFGKAKGAFIVDFKGIKVEQVTNLRKKLNAADSEMKVVRNTLAKRAFKDHPSIEKAFTTSMKGTNAIVFSYGEVNATAKTLADFAKDVEVLQIKSGVMDGEALDDAKIKFLATLPGKDQLRAMFLGTLLASGSALARCLNAYAEKLGGGATAGTEEAPQA, encoded by the coding sequence ATGATCACTCGCGCAGATAAAGAGCAAGAGATTAAGCTTATCACTGAGAAATTCGGTAAAGCTAAAGGAGCTTTCATCGTCGACTTCAAAGGCATCAAGGTTGAGCAAGTAACTAACTTGCGTAAAAAATTGAATGCTGCTGATTCTGAGATGAAAGTTGTCCGTAATACTCTAGCAAAAAGAGCGTTCAAAGATCACCCATCAATTGAAAAAGCATTTACGACTTCAATGAAGGGTACTAACGCCATCGTATTCTCATACGGTGAAGTGAACGCAACTGCAAAAACATTGGCTGATTTCGCTAAGGACGTAGAAGTTCTTCAAATCAAGTCTGGTGTTATGGATGGCGAAGCTTTGGATGATGCTAAGATTAAATTCTTGGCGACACTTCCAGGGAAAGACCAACTCCGCGCTATGTTCCTTGGTACGCTATTGGCTTCAGGCTCTGCACTTGCACGCTGCTTGAACGCTTACGCCGAGAAACTTGGTGGTGGTGCTACTGCTGGTACTGAAGAAGCTCCACAAGCATAA
- the rplL gene encoding 50S ribosomal protein L7/L12, with the protein MSLTNDQLVDALSAKTVLEIAELVKMLEEKWGVSAAAPVAAAAGPAAAVEEKTAFDVILVDAGANKINVIKEVRGLTGLGLAEAKALVEAGGKAVKEGATKEDAEKIKKALEAAGAKVTVK; encoded by the coding sequence ATGTCTCTAACTAACGATCAACTTGTTGACGCATTGTCTGCGAAAACAGTTCTTGAAATCGCTGAACTTGTAAAAATGCTTGAAGAAAAATGGGGCGTTTCTGCTGCTGCTCCTGTAGCTGCTGCAGCTGGTCCTGCTGCTGCTGTTGAAGAAAAAACTGCATTCGACGTAATCTTGGTTGATGCTGGCGCGAACAAAATCAACGTAATCAAAGAAGTACGTGGTTTGACTGGTTTGGGTCTTGCTGAAGCTAAAGCACTAGTTGAAGCTGGTGGCAAAGCTGTTAAAGAAGGCGCGACTAAAGAAGACGCTGAAAAAATCAAAAAAGCTCTTGAAGCTGCAGGCGCGAAAGTTACTGTTAAGTAG